In Xiphophorus couchianus chromosome 24, X_couchianus-1.0, whole genome shotgun sequence, a single genomic region encodes these proteins:
- the acadl gene encoding long-chain specific acyl-CoA dehydrogenase, mitochondrial isoform X6, with protein MFLKKVVQSGISGFRNVSGRGGQVLSAAAARKRHSQAEQQGSAVTSVRPETSTAKTLMDIGTRRIFNEDHDIFRQSVRRFFQEEVVPHHKEWEKAGEVSRELWEKAGEQGLLGVMIPEEHGGIGGDTFSAAITWEEQMYCNCTGPGFALHSDIVMPYIVNYGSKEQIERFIPSMTAGKHIGAIAMTEPGAGSDLQGVRTYAKKDGSDWILNGNKVFITNGWMADVVVVVTVTDREAKTAAHGISLFLVENGMKGFQKGRKLEKIGLKAQDTAELFFEDVRLPASALLGELNKGFYYLMNELPQERLLIADMGISSCEFMFEETRNYVLQRKAFGKTVAHLQTVQHKLAELKTEICVGRVFMDNCLQLLSERRLDPTTASMAKFWASELQNKVATECLQLHGGWGYMWEYPIAKAFVDSRVQPIYGGTNEIMKELIARGIMSQK; from the exons ATGTTTCTGAAGAAGGTTGTCCAGTCGGGCATTTCTGGATTTAGAAATGTCTCTGGACGGGGAGGACAGGTCTTGTCTGCAGCTGCGGCCAG GAAGCGGCACTCTCAGGCCGAGCAGCAGGGCTCAGCGGTCACCTCCGTCCGACCGGAGACGTCCACCGCCAAAACCCTGATGGACATCGGCACCCGGCGCATCTTCAACGAGGACCACGACATCTTCAGGCAAAGCGTCCGCCGCTTCTTCCAAGAGGAAGTGGTGCCGCACCACAAGGA ATGGGAAAAGGCAGGCGAGGTGAGCAGGGAGTTGTGGGAGAAGGCCGGAGAGCAAGGCCTGCTGGGAGTGATGATCCCGGAGGAGCACGGCGGCATCGGAGGGGACACGTTTTCTGCTGCTATCACCTGGGAGGAGCA AATGTACTGTAACTGTACCGGGCCTGGTTTCGCTCTGCACTCGGACATCGTCATGCCGTACATTGTAAACTACGGCAGCAAGGAACAGATCGAGCGCTTCATTCCCTCCATGACTGCTGGCAAACACATCGGCGCCATCGCCATGACGGAGCCGGGCGCAGGCAG CGACCTCCAGGGAGTACGGACGTACGCCAAGAAGGACGGCAGTGACTGGATCCTCAACGGGAACAAG GTGTTCATCACCAACGGCTGGATGGCGGACGTGGTGGTGGTCGTCACAGTGACCGACCGCGAGGCGAAAACGGCGGCCCATGGCATCAGTCTGTTCCTGGTGGAGAACGGTATGAAGGGCTTCCAGAAGGGCCGGAAGCTGGAGAAGATCGGCCTGAAGGCGCAG GACACAGCGGAGCTGTTCTTTGAGGACGTGCGTCTCCCAGCCAGTGCTCTGCTGGGAGAACTCAACAAGGGTTTCTACTACCTGATGAATGAGCTGCCACAG GAGCGTCTGTTGATTGCTGACATGGGCATATCCAGCTGTGAGTTTATGTTCGAGGAGACCAGGAACTACGTTCTGCAGAGGAAGGCCTTTGGGAAGACTGTCGCCCACCTCCAG ACCGTGCAGCACAAGCTGGCGGAGCTGAAGACGGAGATCTGCGTGGGTCGTGTTTTCATGGATAACTGCCTGCAGCTCCTCTCAGAGCGCCGCCTGGACCCCACTACCGCCTCCATGGCCAAGTTCTG GGCGTCGGAGCTCCAGAACAAGGTGGCCACTGAGTGCCTGCAGCTCCATGGAGGCTGGGGCTACATGTGGGAGTACCCCATCGCTAA ggcGTTTGTGGACTCCAGGGTTCAGCCCATCTACGGAGGAACCAATGAGATCATGAAGGAGCTGATCGCACGCGGCATCATGAGCCAGAAGTGA
- the acadl gene encoding long-chain specific acyl-CoA dehydrogenase, mitochondrial isoform X2: protein MDRAEEKKKKRRRKLKSASIGKIHRSDVRTGLPDVESEKKSLSFFQRKVPTYKIRAGFAGVHKSRGKLRKYSCSLTFDSNTVHRNLELSDNGRKVTWVSTAQSYPDHPDRFDGWWPQLLCSDGLTGRCYWEVEWSGVVYISVSYRGISRGGYSMFGWNDQSWSLKCCDLDDGYSVWHKNKGKLAASSHIDPSSSDYESSDPASSDSASSDSASSDSASSDYESSASTSSDSSFADSASSGSCNRVAVYVDCPAGILSFYRISSGSLVHLHTFRTTFSEPIYPGFGFWCPGSSVSFCQDLKPKLLARQMGSPSTSSQPDWSDDHSKLVKALSSFRPQVETHNLHVSYRFRCPGPGVFECSLTGLVFVVTQPAKLCYRIIQWDESILQPAGKTPAGPLYSISCSPNSVCGLHLPHCQDTDKHSQDDVQSSVTVQSQDGSSQPKNRPVKSLKVEIHCFNPKQSPNLHVDLLNILDELNVEEFSRFKWFLRNGPQSRSFRVRESAEREEVVDRLLHRYSPEEVLQAVKTTLKSIGRNDLVERL from the exons GGCGGGATTTGCTGGAGTCCATAAGTCGAGAGGGAAACTGAGGAAGT aTTCTTGCAGTCTCACCTTCGACTCGAACACGGTTCACAGAAACCTGGAGCTGTCTGATAACGGCAGGAAGGTGACCTGGGTGAGCACGGCTCAGTCATACCCGGATCACCCAGACAGGTTTGACGGCTGGTGGCCCCAGCTGCTGTGCAGTGATGGTCTGACTGGTCGCTGCtactgggaggtggagtggAGCGGAGTGGTGTACATTTCAGTGAGCTACAGAGGGATCAGCAGGGGAGGATACAGTATGTTTGGCTGGAATGACCAGTCCTGGAGTCTGAAATGCTGCGATCTTGATGATGGTTACTCTGTCtggcacaaaaacaaaggaaaacttGCTGCCTCATCTCACATTGACCCCTCCTCCTCTGACTACGAATCCTCTGACCCCGCCTCCTCTGACTCCGCCTCTTCTGACTCCGCCTCTTCCGACTCCGCTTCCTCTGACTATGAATCCTCTGCCTCCACCTCCTCTGACTCCTCCTTTGCTGACTCCGCCTCCTCTGGCTCGTGCAACAGAGTAGCAGTGTATGTGGACTGTCCTGCTGGCATCCTGTCCTTCTACAGAATCTCCTCTGGCTCCCTGGTCCATCTCCACACTTTCAGAACCACTTTCTCTGAACCCATCTATCCCGGCTTTGGGTTCTGGTGTCCTGGATCCTCAGTGTCTTTCTGTCAA GATTTAAAACCAAAGCTTCTGGCTAGGCAGATGGGATCTCCAAGCACATCATCCCAACCTGATTGGTCCGATGATCACTCAAAGTTGGTCAAG GCTCTGTCAAGCTTCAGACCCCAAGTGGAAACTCACAATTTGCATGTTTCATACAG GTTCCGGTGTCCAGGTCCAGGTGTGTTCGAGTGCTCTTTGACCGGTCTGGTGTTCGTTGTGACCCAGCCGGCCAAACTGTGTTACAGGATCATCCAATGGGACGAGAGCATCCTTCAGCCAGCTGGGAAGACCCCTGCTGGGCCCCTGTACAGCATCAGCTGTTCTCCTAACTCAGTGTGTGGGCTCCACCTTCCACACTGCCAAGACACAGACA AACACTCACAAGATGACGTCCAATCAAGTGTCACAGTCCAGTCACAG GATGGAAGTAGTCAACCAAAAAACAGACCAGTGAAAAGTCTGAAG GTGGAAATTCACTGTTTTAATCCCAAACAGAGTCCTAACCTCCATGTTGACCTGCTGaacatcctggatgagctgaaTGTGGAAGAGTTCAGCAGGTTTAAGTGGTTCCTGAGGAACGGACCGCAGAGCCGTAGCTTCAGAGTGAGAGAGtctgcagagagagaggaggtggTGGACCGGCTGCTGCATCGATACAGCCCTGAAGAAGTTCTTCAAGCTGTGAAGACGACATTAAAGAGTATTGGCAGGAATGATCTGGTGGAGcgattataa
- the acadl gene encoding long-chain specific acyl-CoA dehydrogenase, mitochondrial isoform X7: protein MTSNQVSQSSHRKRHSQAEQQGSAVTSVRPETSTAKTLMDIGTRRIFNEDHDIFRQSVRRFFQEEVVPHHKEWEKAGEVSRELWEKAGEQGLLGVMIPEEHGGIGGDTFSAAITWEEQMYCNCTGPGFALHSDIVMPYIVNYGSKEQIERFIPSMTAGKHIGAIAMTEPGAGSDLQGVRTYAKKDGSDWILNGNKVFITNGWMADVVVVVTVTDREAKTAAHGISLFLVENGMKGFQKGRKLEKIGLKAQDTAELFFEDVRLPASALLGELNKGFYYLMNELPQERLLIADMGISSCEFMFEETRNYVLQRKAFGKTVAHLQTVQHKLAELKTEICVGRVFMDNCLQLLSERRLDPTTASMAKFWASELQNKVATECLQLHGGWGYMWEYPIAKAFVDSRVQPIYGGTNEIMKELIARGIMSQK from the exons ATGACGTCCAATCAAGTGTCACAGTCCAGTCACAG GAAGCGGCACTCTCAGGCCGAGCAGCAGGGCTCAGCGGTCACCTCCGTCCGACCGGAGACGTCCACCGCCAAAACCCTGATGGACATCGGCACCCGGCGCATCTTCAACGAGGACCACGACATCTTCAGGCAAAGCGTCCGCCGCTTCTTCCAAGAGGAAGTGGTGCCGCACCACAAGGA ATGGGAAAAGGCAGGCGAGGTGAGCAGGGAGTTGTGGGAGAAGGCCGGAGAGCAAGGCCTGCTGGGAGTGATGATCCCGGAGGAGCACGGCGGCATCGGAGGGGACACGTTTTCTGCTGCTATCACCTGGGAGGAGCA AATGTACTGTAACTGTACCGGGCCTGGTTTCGCTCTGCACTCGGACATCGTCATGCCGTACATTGTAAACTACGGCAGCAAGGAACAGATCGAGCGCTTCATTCCCTCCATGACTGCTGGCAAACACATCGGCGCCATCGCCATGACGGAGCCGGGCGCAGGCAG CGACCTCCAGGGAGTACGGACGTACGCCAAGAAGGACGGCAGTGACTGGATCCTCAACGGGAACAAG GTGTTCATCACCAACGGCTGGATGGCGGACGTGGTGGTGGTCGTCACAGTGACCGACCGCGAGGCGAAAACGGCGGCCCATGGCATCAGTCTGTTCCTGGTGGAGAACGGTATGAAGGGCTTCCAGAAGGGCCGGAAGCTGGAGAAGATCGGCCTGAAGGCGCAG GACACAGCGGAGCTGTTCTTTGAGGACGTGCGTCTCCCAGCCAGTGCTCTGCTGGGAGAACTCAACAAGGGTTTCTACTACCTGATGAATGAGCTGCCACAG GAGCGTCTGTTGATTGCTGACATGGGCATATCCAGCTGTGAGTTTATGTTCGAGGAGACCAGGAACTACGTTCTGCAGAGGAAGGCCTTTGGGAAGACTGTCGCCCACCTCCAG ACCGTGCAGCACAAGCTGGCGGAGCTGAAGACGGAGATCTGCGTGGGTCGTGTTTTCATGGATAACTGCCTGCAGCTCCTCTCAGAGCGCCGCCTGGACCCCACTACCGCCTCCATGGCCAAGTTCTG GGCGTCGGAGCTCCAGAACAAGGTGGCCACTGAGTGCCTGCAGCTCCATGGAGGCTGGGGCTACATGTGGGAGTACCCCATCGCTAA ggcGTTTGTGGACTCCAGGGTTCAGCCCATCTACGGAGGAACCAATGAGATCATGAAGGAGCTGATCGCACGCGGCATCATGAGCCAGAAGTGA
- the acadl gene encoding long-chain specific acyl-CoA dehydrogenase, mitochondrial isoform X1 → MDRAEEKKKKRRRKLKSASIGKIHRSDVRTGLPDVESEKKSLSFFQRKVPTYKIRAGFAGVHKSRGKLRKYSCSLTFDSNTVHRNLELSDNGRKVTWVSTAQSYPDHPDRFDGWWPQLLCSDGLTGRCYWEVEWSGVVYISVSYRGISRGGYSMFGWNDQSWSLKCCDLDDGYSVWHKNKGKLAASSHIDPSSSDYESSDPASSDSASSDSASSDSASSDYESSASTSSDSSFADSASSGSCNRVAVYVDCPAGILSFYRISSGSLVHLHTFRTTFSEPIYPGFGFWCPGSSVSFCQDLKPKLLARQMGSPSTSSQPDWSDDHSKLVKALSSFRPQVETHNLHVSYRFRCPGPGVFECSLTGLVFVVTQPAKLCYRIIQWDESILQPAGKTPAGPLYSISCSPNSVCGLHLPHCQDTDKHSQDDVQSSVTVQSQDGSSQPKNRPVKSLKVDVLIPAKYVEIHCFNPKQSPNLHVDLLNILDELNVEEFSRFKWFLRNGPQSRSFRVRESAEREEVVDRLLHRYSPEEVLQAVKTTLKSIGRNDLVERL, encoded by the exons GGCGGGATTTGCTGGAGTCCATAAGTCGAGAGGGAAACTGAGGAAGT aTTCTTGCAGTCTCACCTTCGACTCGAACACGGTTCACAGAAACCTGGAGCTGTCTGATAACGGCAGGAAGGTGACCTGGGTGAGCACGGCTCAGTCATACCCGGATCACCCAGACAGGTTTGACGGCTGGTGGCCCCAGCTGCTGTGCAGTGATGGTCTGACTGGTCGCTGCtactgggaggtggagtggAGCGGAGTGGTGTACATTTCAGTGAGCTACAGAGGGATCAGCAGGGGAGGATACAGTATGTTTGGCTGGAATGACCAGTCCTGGAGTCTGAAATGCTGCGATCTTGATGATGGTTACTCTGTCtggcacaaaaacaaaggaaaacttGCTGCCTCATCTCACATTGACCCCTCCTCCTCTGACTACGAATCCTCTGACCCCGCCTCCTCTGACTCCGCCTCTTCTGACTCCGCCTCTTCCGACTCCGCTTCCTCTGACTATGAATCCTCTGCCTCCACCTCCTCTGACTCCTCCTTTGCTGACTCCGCCTCCTCTGGCTCGTGCAACAGAGTAGCAGTGTATGTGGACTGTCCTGCTGGCATCCTGTCCTTCTACAGAATCTCCTCTGGCTCCCTGGTCCATCTCCACACTTTCAGAACCACTTTCTCTGAACCCATCTATCCCGGCTTTGGGTTCTGGTGTCCTGGATCCTCAGTGTCTTTCTGTCAA GATTTAAAACCAAAGCTTCTGGCTAGGCAGATGGGATCTCCAAGCACATCATCCCAACCTGATTGGTCCGATGATCACTCAAAGTTGGTCAAG GCTCTGTCAAGCTTCAGACCCCAAGTGGAAACTCACAATTTGCATGTTTCATACAG GTTCCGGTGTCCAGGTCCAGGTGTGTTCGAGTGCTCTTTGACCGGTCTGGTGTTCGTTGTGACCCAGCCGGCCAAACTGTGTTACAGGATCATCCAATGGGACGAGAGCATCCTTCAGCCAGCTGGGAAGACCCCTGCTGGGCCCCTGTACAGCATCAGCTGTTCTCCTAACTCAGTGTGTGGGCTCCACCTTCCACACTGCCAAGACACAGACA AACACTCACAAGATGACGTCCAATCAAGTGTCACAGTCCAGTCACAG GATGGAAGTAGTCAACCAAAAAACAGACCAGTGAAAAGTCTGAAGGTAGATGTTCTTATTCcagcaaaatat GTGGAAATTCACTGTTTTAATCCCAAACAGAGTCCTAACCTCCATGTTGACCTGCTGaacatcctggatgagctgaaTGTGGAAGAGTTCAGCAGGTTTAAGTGGTTCCTGAGGAACGGACCGCAGAGCCGTAGCTTCAGAGTGAGAGAGtctgcagagagagaggaggtggTGGACCGGCTGCTGCATCGATACAGCCCTGAAGAAGTTCTTCAAGCTGTGAAGACGACATTAAAGAGTATTGGCAGGAATGATCTGGTGGAGcgattataa